Within Cystobacter ferrugineus, the genomic segment GAGCGCCGCGTCCGCCTCGCGCGCCCGCGCCCGCGCCCGCGTCTCGTCCAGCGTGACCAGGGCATTGAGCCGCACGTTGTTGCGAGCCACCTGCTGGAGGTGCGCATCCAGCAGTTCCACGGCGGATACCTGACGCATCCGCACACGCCGCGCCATCTCCTGCGCGGACAGGAAGGTGAGTTCTTGCATCCAGGGAGTCTAACCCCGATCCCTGCCCCCCTGTCGCTCGTCCAGACCGCGCGCGAAGTTGCCGATGACGAGCCCCGGCCGGGCCGCCTTGAGCCGGCGCAACAGCTCGCGGATGCCCACCGGCTCTCCGCCCGCGCCCTTGTCGCGCGCCACCTCCAGGTACTGGATGGGATCGATGCACAGCGAGCGCGTCTGCACCTGATCCACCTTGTACTTCTTCACCAGTTTGGCCAGGGCCTGCACCTCGCCCTCGCGGTCGGTGACGCCCGGGAAGAGCAGCAGGTTGAGCGCGAGATAGGCCCCGCGCTCGCGCGCCAGGGCGATGGACGCCTCCACGTCCTCCCAGCCGTACTTCACCGGCTTGTAGTAGGCCTCGTAGAGATCCTTCACCGCCGAGTTGAGCGACACGCGGATGGCGTCCAGGCCCGCGTCGAAGAGCGCCTCGAGGCCGTGGGTGAGGCTCGCGTTGGTGTTGATGTTGATGGAGCCGCGCGAGGTGTGGGCGCGCATGTGGCGGATGGACTCGGCGATGAACTTCCAGCGCGTGAGCGGCTCGCCCTCGCACCCCTGGCCGAAGCTGACCATGGTGCGGCCCGGCGCGTGCTCCAGGTGGTACAGGCCGATGGCACCCATCTCCTCGGCGCTCGGACCGTCATCCATGCGCTCGTGCGAGGCGGGCGGCCCGTCGGCGGGCTGATCCGAGATGCAGCCCACGCAGCGCGCGTTGCACATCACCGAGGCGGGGATGGCGCCCTCGTCGCGCACGTAGAAGATGTTCTGCGAGGTGAAGCACCGGTAGAGCATCGCGCACGTGGTGAGCTGCTTGAGCACGCGGTTGCCGGGAAAGCGCGCCTGGTGCGCGTCCACCAGTTTCTTGAGCTCCGGGGTGGAGTAGCGCTCCGGATCCCAGTGCGAGCGCTTGTCGGTGTGGATGGCCCACGCCACCGGGCCATCCTCGCCCCAGGCGGCGGCCGTGTACGCCCACTGCGGCAGCACCGGCCCGGAGGCCTTCACCTCGCCGGGCAGGAACGTGCGCGTGTAGCCCGGGGGCAGGAGCGCGCCCACGGCGCTGGGCACGAAGGTCTTCCCCTCCATCTTCATCTCGCGCACCAGCTCCAGCTCGCCCGTCTCCGGGTGCAACCCCACCGGCAGGCGGCCAGGCAGATGCACGAGCCGTCCCGCGGCGGGCAGCGCAATGGGCTTGTCCTGCGGCGGGACGAGTTCTTCCCCACTGCGCAAGGTGGCCAACAAGTAGGGGTGCTCCATCACCCGGCCCTTGGGATCCGCGAACAACAACTTCGGTGCCTGCGTCATGATCCCGTTAACTACCATTGAAGGCCGCGGCTTTCGACGCATGCCTGGGCGCGTCTTGACTCCCCCCAGGGCCCTGCCTAGGGTCCGCCCGCTTTTCGCCGCGCCTGGATCGCGGCGCATCTGGAGGCATTCCACGTGATTGTCGGCGTTCCCAAGGAAATCAAGACCCGGGAGTACCGGGTGGGCATGGTTCCGGCGGGGGTCCGTGCGCTCACCAGCGCGGGTCACACCGTGCTCGTCGAGACCAATGCGGGAGGCGGTTCGGGCATCCCCGACTCGGAGTACCAGCGGGTGGGCGCGCAGATCGTCCAGAGCGCGGACGAGGTGTGGAAGCGCGCCGAGATGATCGTCAAGGTGAAGGAGCCCATCGCGCCCGAGTACGAGCGCATCCAGGACGGGCAGATCATCTACACCTACTTCCACCTGGCGGGCGTGGACCCGGAGCTCACCCGCACGCTGGTGAAGAAGCGCGCCTCGGCGGTGGCCTACGAGACCATCCAGATGGATGACGGCAGCCTGCCGCTGCTCAAGCCCATGAGCGAGGTGGCCGGGAAGATGGCCATCCAGGTGGGCGCCGCGTGCCTGGAGAAGGCGCACGGGGGCAAGGGGATTCTGCTGGGCGGCGTGCCCGGCGTGCGCCGCGGCCGCGTGGTGGTGCTGGGCGGCGGCGTGGTGGGCACCTGCGCGGCCAAGGTCGCCGTGGGCATGGGCGCGGAGGTGACGCTCATCGACATCAACCTCGAGCGCCTCACCTACCTGGATGACGTGTTCCTCGGCCGCGTGGCCACGCTCGCCTCGGACTCGGAGAGCATCGCCCGGAGCGTGCGCGAGGCGGACCTCGTCATCGGCGGCGTGCTCATCCCCGGCGGCAAGGCGCCCAAGCTCGTCTCCGAGGCCCTCATCGCCGAGATGACCCCCGGATCCGTGGTGGTGGACGTGGCGGTGGATCAGGGCGGCTGCATCGAGACGTGCGTGCCCACCACCCACGACAACCCCACCTTCGTGAAGCACGGCGTCGTCCACTACTGCGTGGCCAACATGCCGGGCGCCGTCCCCCAGACGTCCACCTTCGCCCTCACCAACACCACCCGGCCCTACGCCCGCAAGATCGCCGACCTGGGCCTCGTCGAGGCCATCAAGTCCGACAAGGCGCTCGCCCGCGGCCTCAACACCTACAACGGCCACGTCACCTACGAGACCGTCGCCAAGGACCTGGGCTACAGCTACCTGCCCATCCTCGACGCCATCGGCGGCAAGGGAGCGGCGAAGTAGTCGCCTGCCCCACCTGAACCGACATCTCCCCCTCCTTCGGGTGGGGGAGATGGGAATAAGTTTTTTCCCCGTGCGTCTCCTGCCCTTTTGGGCAGCCGTGCAAACGGCGCGAAGTGATTGGCTTGTTGTCCAATCTGTTCCCGTACATACATTGACGGGTGGACGACGACTCATTTGCCTGTAATTTCGGGCCTTTGGAAGGCGGGAGCATGCTGGACTTCAGGCAGAACAATCGGACCAAGCAGGAGTTCGAGGAACTGGCCCTGGCCCACCTCGATCCGCTGTACTCCGCGGCCTTGCGGCTGACGAAGAACGAGCGCGATGCCGAGGACCTGGTGCAGGACACCTGCATGCGGGCCTACCGCTTTTTCGACAAATTCGAGCGGGGCACCAACATCAAGGCCTGGCTGTTCAAGATCCTCACCAACACCTTCATCAACCGCTACCGCCGTAAGGTGAAGGAGCGCAGTGTGGTGGAAGGTGTGGAGCGCGAGGCGGTGCATGAGCGCTTCGTGAGCCGGGACGCCACGGACTTCGCGGCCAACCCCGAGCAGTACTTCTTCGATCGGCTCCTGTCGGACGACGTGTTGAGAGCCATCGACGCGCTGCCCATCGACTTCCGCCTGGTGGTGATCCTCGCGGACCTGCAGGAGTTCTCCTACAAGGAGATCGCCGAGATCCTCGAGTGTCCCGTGGGCACGGTGATGAGCCGGCTGTTCCGGGGCCGCAAGCTGCTGCAGAAGACCCTGAAGGAGTACGCCGAGGGCACCGGCGTGCTGCGTCAAGAGGCCGGGGGCGCGCCGGTGAATCTCGAGAACGCCACGGCGAGCCTGGACGAATATCGTCGCAGGAAGAAGGTCGGGTAGTCCGAGGTTGATGGGCCCGGAGAAATATTTCTCCACGGGCCCGCCGCCTTTGCCCCCCTGAGCGCTCATGATCTGCCAGGAATTCGAGTCGATTCTCTACCTGTACCTCGATGGGGAGTTCCAACCCGAGGAGCGATTGGCCGCGGAAGCGCACCTGAAGGGGTGCTCCGCGTGCGCGCGCCGGGTGCATGAGGAGGGGCAACTGCGGCAGACGCTGCGCCGGGCCGCGCGCCACTCCGTGGAGACGTCCCGGGCCCCGGCGGCCCTGCGCTCCCGGCTCCAGGCCAATCTCCATCAGGAGCAGCGCCGGGCGGCCCAGGCGGCGTGGTTGCGCATGGGGGCCGCGGCCCTGGTGCTGGTGACCGTGGGCGGTGGCACGTGGATGGCCCTGCGGCCCGAGCACCGCCAGCGCTACATGGAGGATGCCGTCCGGCGCCACGCCAAGCGGCTTCCGGTGGAGATCGTCGGGGTGTCGCACGAGAACGTGGAGGCGTGGTTCGACGGCAAGTTGGATCACCGCGTGTCCGTGCCCCGGCTGAACGATGTGCGGCTGTCCGGTGCGCGCATCTCCAACGTGACGGATCGCCCCGCCGCGTACATCAGCTACGAGCGCAACGCCGAAGACCAGGGCGGGCCCGCGCGGCGCATCGGCCTGTTCGTCTTCGATGATGCCCGGCGCGAGATCGAGGCCCCTCCCCTGCCCGCGGTGCAGGTCGGCTCCAGCCTCGGCTACAACGTGGCCATGTGGCGCGACGGGGAGATCGTCTACGAGCTGGTGTCGGATCTCAACGAAGCGGACATCCGCCGCATGCTCGCCGAGCAGTCGGCCCAGAAGGCCGCGTCCGCGGCGCCGGCGACGCGCTCGGTGCCCGTGCTCCCCGTGTCGCTACATCCCTGATCCGGCTCGGGTTGCTCGCTTCTCCCAGCAGCCTGACGGCCGGGCCCCCTCTTGGACCGAAGATTGACGGTCTGGGTGTGCGCCGATAGCCTCCGAGCGATTTTCTTCCAGGCTCGTCGTTCCCGTGTCCGACCGCGGGAGGCGCGCGCCCCTCCTGGTCCGGCACTGCTTCCATGTCCAAGAACATCCTGAT encodes:
- a CDS encoding radical SAM protein, with the translated sequence MTQAPKLLFADPKGRVMEHPYLLATLRSGEELVPPQDKPIALPAAGRLVHLPGRLPVGLHPETGELELVREMKMEGKTFVPSAVGALLPPGYTRTFLPGEVKASGPVLPQWAYTAAAWGEDGPVAWAIHTDKRSHWDPERYSTPELKKLVDAHQARFPGNRVLKQLTTCAMLYRCFTSQNIFYVRDEGAIPASVMCNARCVGCISDQPADGPPASHERMDDGPSAEEMGAIGLYHLEHAPGRTMVSFGQGCEGEPLTRWKFIAESIRHMRAHTSRGSININTNASLTHGLEALFDAGLDAIRVSLNSAVKDLYEAYYKPVKYGWEDVEASIALARERGAYLALNLLLFPGVTDREGEVQALAKLVKKYKVDQVQTRSLCIDPIQYLEVARDKGAGGEPVGIRELLRRLKAARPGLVIGNFARGLDERQGGRDRG
- the ald gene encoding alanine dehydrogenase, whose product is MIVGVPKEIKTREYRVGMVPAGVRALTSAGHTVLVETNAGGGSGIPDSEYQRVGAQIVQSADEVWKRAEMIVKVKEPIAPEYERIQDGQIIYTYFHLAGVDPELTRTLVKKRASAVAYETIQMDDGSLPLLKPMSEVAGKMAIQVGAACLEKAHGGKGILLGGVPGVRRGRVVVLGGGVVGTCAAKVAVGMGAEVTLIDINLERLTYLDDVFLGRVATLASDSESIARSVREADLVIGGVLIPGGKAPKLVSEALIAEMTPGSVVVDVAVDQGGCIETCVPTTHDNPTFVKHGVVHYCVANMPGAVPQTSTFALTNTTRPYARKIADLGLVEAIKSDKALARGLNTYNGHVTYETVAKDLGYSYLPILDAIGGKGAAK
- a CDS encoding sigma-70 family RNA polymerase sigma factor; this translates as MLDFRQNNRTKQEFEELALAHLDPLYSAALRLTKNERDAEDLVQDTCMRAYRFFDKFERGTNIKAWLFKILTNTFINRYRRKVKERSVVEGVEREAVHERFVSRDATDFAANPEQYFFDRLLSDDVLRAIDALPIDFRLVVILADLQEFSYKEIAEILECPVGTVMSRLFRGRKLLQKTLKEYAEGTGVLRQEAGGAPVNLENATASLDEYRRRKKVG
- a CDS encoding anti-sigma factor family protein, translating into MICQEFESILYLYLDGEFQPEERLAAEAHLKGCSACARRVHEEGQLRQTLRRAARHSVETSRAPAALRSRLQANLHQEQRRAAQAAWLRMGAAALVLVTVGGGTWMALRPEHRQRYMEDAVRRHAKRLPVEIVGVSHENVEAWFDGKLDHRVSVPRLNDVRLSGARISNVTDRPAAYISYERNAEDQGGPARRIGLFVFDDARREIEAPPLPAVQVGSSLGYNVAMWRDGEIVYELVSDLNEADIRRMLAEQSAQKAASAAPATRSVPVLPVSLHP